Genomic DNA from Lactuca sativa cultivar Salinas chromosome 8, Lsat_Salinas_v11, whole genome shotgun sequence:
AAATTTGATCTTATATTCTGATTCTGTTAATTAATATGTATGATgtctgttgtttttttttttattatgttgtGCCTCAAGAACGAAAACTATATCTTTAGTTAACTTTCATCCCAGAGTACGTAATTAAACCAACAAATTGTTTAGTTCCTTCATAGTCACGTAACTTCATGAAAGTGCATATGAAtcattaataatttaatattcaCTTGATTATTATATGACAAAGACATGTTTCATCTTATAGAGAACACATAACCAAGAACATGTAATTATTGAGAAAATTAGGATAAACATATTTGGAAATAATTATCAATTGAGTTAGAAGTTAAAACTCCATTACATTTATGTTGAACTATTTTGATTCTGTCGAATTTCACAATAGTTGCCCCATTGTTGATATATACATAAGATTAACCATAATAACATCGTTAGAAAAATATAACATGCATATGGGAAACAGTTTAGAAAgaatattttacttttatttatgaataacaactgtgttttaggtacttgtattttcgcagatgagaagcccatttcgcagatgggatcTTCTCATCTACGAAATGGGTGGCCATTTTTGTAATTTcggttttttttggctatttttgtaatgcaattagtgtaaatggctatttttgtcattttctcaagaGTTAAATACCTTGGATAGCAGTTGTGTAATCTCAACAATTGTTATGATggttaaaaaccctaattcatactcTTCCTTTGTCTTCTAATAACATAGACAAGTCaagtgaaaaaaaattaaagcGTTTCTTTGTATTTTCTACCGGCTAATTTGTTTCAAATGTGAATAATTAAAAGGATGACAAGTATTTTCTAAGACAAAAAAAATGGCATTTTAAAACTAAATATTAAATGTTGTTGGGTTTCTACGATAAAAACCTTAAAAATtacttaaaataatataaaataaataaataaaggttaTTGGTCAAACCTAATAAGATTATCTCTGTTTGTAAAACCCCTCATCTCCCCTCCGCTCGAAGGTGGAGACGCCAAGATATTCCCTCTTCCATTCAGCCGGCGGCGACACCGACGAATTGACGGAAaagaactttgtatgctttttCACTTCTCTTTCACACTATCTTCCGATTATATCTCCACCATTTTTTTCTTCTTTCACCATTTTCGCATTCTCATCAGAAATAATTCAGATTCATCATCCTGGTCTCAAAACCTAACCTAATTTACAAAATTTTCAGAATTTGAATTCAGTATTTCTCTTCATTTGTTGATCGAATTAAAAATGGATCCACAACCGATCATTCACAAGGACGATGCAGATGAGGATGATGAGAACGTGAAGCAGCTCCAGCAATGCTCTTCTCTATATATATTATTACaggtaaaatatatatatatatatatatatatatatatatatatatatatatatatatatagctctgAAATTCTTCATTAACCCCAAAACAAACTCTGGAATCTGAAATTTGGTGTATACAATTCTTTTCAGGATTGTCTTGTTAATTCTAATAGGAATTGGAAGGTTTGCCAGAAAGGTAATGCTCCTTATATCATCTGTAACAACAATTCATTGATTGCTATTTGCTTCCAGAATGTTCTAACTGTTTTACATTGTGCATTTATTTACAGAAGTTCAAGATCTCAAAGCTTGCAATGAGAGAAGACAAAATATCAAAACTCGCACAAATGGTGGAAGTTAGGAGTATAAATGCAAATGGGCAACAGATAATTTGCATAAAGCCCTAACCTTTAATCCAGGAAAAGCTACAACAAACTTCCATTCATCTGTTTATTATTAGCAACTTACTTTGATTTATTTCCAAAATAAACATTTCAGATTTCAGTGATATAGAATGTGTATTTCTTTTCATTTGCACTAAACATTTTTCAAAAACCCTCTTAACTATTACTGATTTTTCAGCCAAATGTCATTTATATGCTTTCGTGTCGTATCTACATTCAACTTGCGatgtttctttattttattttattttgttaaaatcaCGGTAAAAAACCATGCATTTTATCAAAATTTCATATTTGTTGATCGTTTGGGATATCATTTAAAAACAACCTATTAACTTATTATTTTCTTTGAAAAGTTAGtaagttaaaaaaaatgtttgacaaTATGAAAACAACTTTTCATCGAGCCTTTAAAAAGGAAATTTCAATAAGTTAGAATTTCCAAGTTTTTAAAATTTCTTGTAACTTTTTTGCTTGTAAATGCTAAAATACCCTTTAAAATACGTATAAGTTAGGTagtgtttggctaagctttttaaaaaaaacttattacGTTCCACaccactataagttaaaaaaatgtttggatGAAAATAACTTATTTCGGTAGGGAATCTTTAATAagtcattttttcataagttaccttACACTTAtttattaacttataagctaataatCAATAAgtttttttgccaaacaccctcTTAATGTAAACACTGTTTAAAAAATAACTTATTGACTTATTGACTATTCCCACCATAAAAACTAATCTAAATACTATTTAAAAAACTTCATTTTCTACAACCATAAGTCCATAAGTCATTTtgtataaaagttttttttttttgaagttcaAAATGAATTCCTACACCCTCTTAGTCTCTTAATTGTTCTTGAAATTTCAGATTACGAATATCCAAAATTTTAATATGAAATATATTTTACTTTCAGAAAAGGTAATTGCAATGCAACATAAAGCTCCGGACATAATGGTCACTTAAGTCAAACCAAAAAAATCCGGTTGTTTCTATATATTTCCAAATTTCAAAGTCATATTTGTAAATATCCCAAAACTCAGAATAAAATGGACTTTTTATTTATTACGGTAGATTAAACATTTTCTTCCCAATGAAATGGCAAAATTATTGATTTCTATCCTTTTAAAATATTCTTGGTGTCTTGGATAACTTTGTAGTAATATTCATCCCCGTAAGAACGTAAGAAAGTATTTGGTATGTGAAACTGGACAACAAAAAAGTCCTTTTATAGGCGTTTGAGTTTGACACACGCATAACAAGAGCAAATGCGCATTTGATTGACTATTTGACAATTTTATACTTACTCGAAAAGATTTTAAACATCTATGGGTCAAAGTTAAAAAAGTGACACAAAGTTTCTACTGTTCACTTGCATGTTAACATGCATTGGAATGCAAGCAACTCTATATATAGTGCGTGTTCGGCAATACTAGTTGGTAGTTGATTGCGGGTAGCTAGTAACTGGTAGTTGGTAGCTGGTGACGGTTAGCTGATAGTTGttgcttttatttgttatattagTGTTCGacaaaagtagctggaagcttttAAAACacgtaaaattacataaaatgacatcttgtaaaaaatataaaatagaaacataataataaaaaattgattaTCTAAATTGTTCTTTTTCAAAACTAGGAAATTTCCGATAACTATGTATTGTTACAAAATCAAGTCATACGGAAACATAAAAAATATAGTAATAATAAAATCATTGACGTCGAGCATTCCATATTAAATTAGCAATATCTTTACGTACACGCTTCATATTATTAAAAGTCTTCATTATTTGTATCCCTACCACGGACATCATGAAGTTCGTCAATTGGTACGCAATTAGGATGTTgtgaaacaaaattaaaaaacatatCTTCCTCTGAGTTACAACGAATATAGTTATGCTAAGAAAATGTGGCCATAATAATGTTGTTCTGAGTTTGCACACTAAATTTAGGCATTCCATTGAGTATCTTCCATCTATTCTTCAAGATTCTGAATGATCGTTCAATACAACTTCacaatgatgaatgagaactatTGAAAGCTTCTTGCATATTAGTTGGAGGATCATTTTCAGATTGAGAGTGATGGTATCTTGTCTTGGAATATGGAACTGTATAACTATTTCTATCTGGATAACCTTTATCAACCAAATAATATTTACCTAataaaatgattaaaaataagaaattgtaACATCATTTATATAACAATAGGAAAATAATAAAGTTAATTTTGATAATTTACCTTCAAGTGGTTTGGAGAAGTTCATTGATGGCATGTTAATAGCATGAACGAACACACGTGTGTCATGTGCAGATCCCTCCCATCCAACAGATGCAAAGGTAAaacacatatcaaaatcacaagttgtTATTAAGTTAAATGTTTCTACCAATACAACGCAACTGTTGAGTTTCAGGGATGTGTACCACTATGTGTGTACCATCAATACATCTAATGCAATTCCAAATTAGTAATAATATTGTAGTATTGTATTAAAAAGTCAaaagaaatatataaatataataccttAAAATACGACATGTATCTTTTATCATTCTTGATGTGTGATGGTATGAATCGAAAGGTTGGATCTTTCGGTCGTATGACATCGCATGCTAGACCCATGAAGCTTTTGTCTTTAGAAGTTATTGCCTCCAGAACTTCATAAAATGCTCTACTAATTGAATCATACGATAGCTGAAATCTCTCACCAATGTCTCGATTGGATACACCTAACACAAGAGTGTATAAAATATCCCTAACTTTTCAACAACTGACATTTTATCACTCGACTCCAATCTGTACTTTTCAACAACTCAAGTTCTTTAGCTAGTTGTAGGAACACATTTGAGTGCATCCTAAATGCATCGACACAAAGAATAGGATGACCATTTAAAATTTCATTCATCCAAGACTCTCCAGTTTGGGGAGATGTCATACAAGGTTCCTTGTATATATATTTGCAAAAGTATGTAGAAGCTAGAACACTTAATCTAGTAACAATCTGAAACAGTAAAATTTCTCTCTTTTTCTTTTCAATTTCCATTTAAGCACATGTACCTATTcgagatgattattataaacataaaatatatatcattaaattttgaaaatagaaCAATACGTagcaataaattttaaaatagaaTTGTGCCAATATGTAGTTAAGAAAAACATCCAATGAAAGACATActcaaattaaataaataaataaataatcctaTCAATAATGAATCATAGATGACATTTAAACAAGAAATTTAGTTGACATGCCTTTGATCAACAATAGTTGTATCCTACTCTAATAATTCAATAGTACGTTTTTTTAGCATTTtgttaggccataaactcctgaAACATTGCAGCTCCGACTGACTATCTCTGTTTACGTTTCATTTGTCCAGGTTTAAGTTTGGAAATTTCTTTGGAAGTCTTATCATGTTGAGTAGACGCCTCCGAATCGTGAAAAATAATTTCATTCTATATATTCTTTTGGttttataaactaatatattaattaaagtgACCACATTTGAGACAATAGGATGAACCGATGAAATAAAATACGAATTTAGTCGAGTCCATGTCctctatatatataaaaaaaaaaataaaaaaaaaaaaaaaaaaaaagta
This window encodes:
- the LOC111911083 gene encoding uncharacterized protein LOC111911083, translated to MDPQPIIHKDDADEDDENVKQLQQCSSLYILLQDCLVNSNRNWKVCQKEVQDLKACNERRQNIKTRTNGGS